In a single window of the Elusimicrobiota bacterium genome:
- the nth gene encoding endonuclease III, translating to MKGERLKVEELLIRLKKHYPDVKKTALHFSNPIEILVATILSAQCTDERVNKITPQLFRKYKNTADYANTGIKEFEQEIRSTGFYHNKARNIIGMAKIIEKKYNGKVPNTMAELLTLPGVARKTANIVLSNAFGIIDGIAVDTHVKRLSSRLGLSKNEQPEKIEQDLMNIVSQKDWFAISNLLIEHGRKICKAQKPDCKNCFLLDICPKINVTGN from the coding sequence ATGAAAGGTGAAAGATTAAAAGTAGAAGAACTATTAATACGATTGAAAAAACATTATCCAGATGTAAAAAAAACAGCACTCCATTTCTCTAATCCAATAGAAATACTTGTCGCTACAATTCTTTCAGCACAATGTACCGACGAACGCGTAAATAAAATCACACCTCAACTTTTCAGAAAATATAAAAATACAGCCGATTATGCAAATACAGGGATAAAAGAGTTTGAACAGGAAATAAGGTCAACCGGTTTCTATCACAATAAAGCAAGAAATATAATTGGAATGGCAAAAATAATAGAAAAAAAATATAACGGTAAGGTTCCTAATACAATGGCTGAACTTCTTACATTGCCTGGTGTTGCACGAAAAACAGCAAATATAGTTCTTTCAAACGCTTTTGGTATTATTGACGGAATTGCTGTTGATACACATGTAAAACGGTTATCAAGCCGATTGGGACTTTCTAAAAACGAGCAGCCTGAAAAAATAGAGCAGGATTTAATGAATATAGTTTCCCAAAAAGATTGGTTTGCAATTTCTAATCTCTTAATAGAACACGGTAGAAAAATTTGTAAGGCACAAAAACCTGATTGTAAAAATTGTTTTTTATTAGACATTTGTCCAAAAATAAATGTTACGGGCAATTAG